CACGTTGCCGCTGCTGGGCACCGCCACGGCCTTCGGCGTCGCCGTCGGCGCGAAGGAAACCCAGCCCGAGCCGGTGGTTCAGCAACAAGTCGTCGAGCGGCTGGCTTTGCCGGCTTTCCGTTTCGAAGGCAGCCAGGCCCGTTACTGGCGCGATGAAACGATCAAACGCGGCGACACCATCGCCCGCGTGCTCAACCGCCTGGGCATCGCCGGCAAAGACGCCAGCGCCTTTCTGTACAACAGCCCGCTGGCCAAGGATTTGCTGAAGCTGAAAACCGGCGCCACGCTGACGGTGCAAACCAACGACGAAGGCGAACTGTTCGGCCTGCGCTTCCTGCAAGACGACGACAACGGCGAGCAGATTCTGGTGGCGCTGGAAAAGAAAGACGGCCAATGGCAGGCCAGCGCCGATCCGGTAGCCGCGCAGAGCGTGGAAACGGTGCGCTCCATCACGCTTAAGCGCGGCGCGGCGGCGGAACTGGCGGCGGCGAGCATCCCCGCGGACATCCGCAACCAGCTGGAACAGGTATTCTGCGACCAGTTCGAGCTGGCCAGCCTCAAGCCCGGCGATCGCATCAATCTGGTTTACGAAACCATGATCTACGACGGCGTCTCCATCGCCAGCGGCAATCTGCTGGCCGTGTCCATCCTGCGCGGCGGCCAGTTGCATCAGGCTTTTTACTTTGCCCATGACAGCGAAAGCGGCGCCTATTATGACGGCGCCGGCAAACCAG
The Chromobacterium sp. IIBBL 290-4 DNA segment above includes these coding regions:
- a CDS encoding M23 family metallopeptidase, producing MDYRKLLHIPQKCAAKLINHHLSWLGFAATLPLLGTATAFGVAVGAKETQPEPVVQQQVVERLALPAFRFEGSQARYWRDETIKRGDTIARVLNRLGIAGKDASAFLYNSPLAKDLLKLKTGATLTVQTNDEGELFGLRFLQDDDNGEQILVALEKKDGQWQASADPVAAQSVETVRSITLKRGAAAELAAASIPADIRNQLEQVFCDQFELASLKPGDRINLVYETMIYDGVSIASGNLLAVSILRGGQLHQAFYFAHDSESGAYYDGAGKPVKKGFSRQPVAGAKISSGFGLRKHPVLHTLRMHSGIDYAASKGTPIVAPADGELVKVERENGYGNMVMIRHNPKLSTLYAHMSAFGKGIKAGGRIKAGEVIGYVGSTGRSTGAHLHFEVRINDQPVDPATNALPTPGLSRTQLAQFDAKKQTLSARLDLLQSIPVNVAQID